From Malaya genurostris strain Urasoe2022 chromosome 2, Malgen_1.1, whole genome shotgun sequence:
CCGGTTCGGTTGTtttagaaatacaaatattttactaCGAACGAAAGCCAATCGATTTGCCCGAAAAGAAAAAATGTGGGCCGGCTTGTTGCAATGTGCCGCCAAAGCCGCCACCACCGAATGATGGCGGCAGTTGCCATCGCACAGCAGGTGCTAAATCTTCAAACTCATCTGTGCAAGTGTTGTTGATCAACAGTTTTGATACTATACATGAGATACTCAGCGGAATTGTCgaaatttttgctattttccgtttttcaataatttcgacACCTACAACAGCACTCACACATAAAAGAAAAATAGCCCATTAAAAATGGCTAGATTTAAAACACGATGGCAGCCCTCCACCGCGTTCCATGCGAAATCACCGAAGCGGAGCTCGTTGGAACGAAcactttcaaagttttgatatgCTTGCAATATATGAATAAcactaattaatttattttccatTTCGTTTGTTAGGAAAAATCCCCCGAATCCAAGAAAGTGAAGAAGGACGAAAATGGCGCgggtgaagaagaagaagaggacGTAGATGAGGAGGGTGAGGAAGCGGAAGGAGAGGACGAGGAGTACGATGTTCCCTATGGCGATGAGGAGGATATCGAAGCGGAAGGTTAGTTGTCAATGTTTGTAGCGTAAGCGTCGCTAATGTTCACATGATTCttaatgaaacttctttatttttgCATCTCTTTTTGCAGATGAGGAAGACGAAGGTGATGAGGTTGatggagaagaagaagaagacgaggaTGCGTAATGAGTGAATACTGAGTGTTGGGGCAGGTCGAGGCTGACTCGTTGAACAGGACGTGCTACTCCGGATGCGATACGGTCGGCTTCGAAAGGAAACACACACTCTTTGGGGACTTCTGTAACAGCTACAAACTCCAGTTTCACACAAACTGCACCTTATTAAATTCGTAATTAATAGTTAATTTATTTAACGCGATATAGTTGTTGCGTTTTCGGTAGCTCTTAGGTACACTAAATTAGTAATGCTAATTACTATTGATGGTAGTAGATTGAGAGAGCGATAACAGTATGTTGAGAGAACGCGACAAAATGTGTCTGAGCGAGGGTTCGGACACCGATGCATAACCTGAAAGTGATCTTAACCTAACACTGAGTAAGAGTGAGACTACGTGAGCTAGTATTAGGTGACTTATTATTTCGATTTACATTAAATCTGCCGAATAATAAGTATATGCTACTATGAACATTGTGAACGTTGTGTTTCATTCATTCATGTAAACAAAAGAAATCCTATTTTAGATTCCCGGTTGACGTTTTGACGATTCCCTAGCCATGCCTTTAACTGTTCAAATCAGCGCTAAGAATACGACAGCAACTAAAACAATCCTCTAACCCTTCCATAGCCAATCTTTTGGACGTTTATTAGCGTTCAGAATTGTTCTACTGTACCGTTCAAATAGTTTAGGAATGTATTTACTATATCACATCGTTTGCATTGACTATATATTGGCTTTGATCGTTTAAACGAAATTATCGATATATCTTTTTAGTTCTATTGTTATTTGCTTACACAGTGCACAAGTACAGTTTGCACTGTTTCAATTAAGTTCAAcccttttctagtttttctctgtTTCCACCGCCACGCATTCATCTCGATTAGTGAGGTCAACCCTGCAGATGACGATATCTACCAGAATCTTTATTCAGCATCACGTCGACTGTCTTCTCTTCTGGCATTCTTACTACATGCCCAGCCCTTTGTAACCTTTCGTGTTTTATTAGCCTTCCAACTACAACTCGTAATTCATTCTACCTCGCCCGGCTTCATTCTCTTATGCCACCACCGAGTATTGAGTGCAGAATTTTTCTGTCAATCACTTCGAGTACTCAAAAATCTATCTTGTTAAATGATCATGTCCCATGGTCATATAGAACAGGATAAAATATAATGCAAGTTTTGTGTGAGTTGGCAAGTTGTGGGATCCCAGCACGTCTGTTTATCTCGCGAATAACATCGTTATTAAATAGCACTCTAACGTAGCTACAAAAGTCTCTTCCATGGCTCTACGATCAACAGCAATAATGTTAATGTCTTCTACCAAATCAAGAAGCATGTGAGACATATCGTTCTCTGCCCGCCGGATATTCGTATCGTATCCAAATAACGTCACAAATGCTTCGGATATCATGCCAGCTACTATCTTGACGCTTGATTTAGATCCATCGAACATCGCATGGTCTAATCAGTTTGATCAGAAAGCATTGTTCTAGCATATTTTGCCACAATTCGTTTCGtttaattaaatttaacacTGCTTCTGAATCTTCAAAAAAGTGAATTGATATTTCCAGAATAATTGAGGATTCGTGACAAGTTGAACTTCTGGTCG
This genomic window contains:
- the LOC131430456 gene encoding bacchus-like isoform X1 produces the protein MSPENKPSEVEVEKVAATEESVEVDKELKGVKRPAEEKSPESKKVKKDENGAGEEEEEDVDEEGEEAEGEDEEYDVPYGDEEDIEAEDEEDEGDEVDGEEEEDEDA
- the LOC131430456 gene encoding bacchus-like isoform X2, with the translated sequence MSSENKPSEVEEIVAVDEKAEAKELKGVKRPADEKSPESKKVKKDENGAGEEEEEDVDEEGEEAEGEDEEYDVPYGDEEDIEAEDEEDEGDEVDGEEEEDEDA